A region of the Pseudoprevotella muciniphila genome:
TCAATGGCGTGCCGATACTCATCGTAAGATGCTGGAGTCGGATTACAAAGACGGAGTGGCACTCAAATCCTGTTTTTTTAGGAGTTTCATCACATCATCAATGCAGCATTTTTTGTGTCCTATAAGTAAAAGCGGTCTGGAAAGGAGTGCCCTCGTCCAGACCGGTTGAGTTTTTGTAGGTCCTTCTTGTCAATATTCATCGCACGCGTATGTGGCAGACATATTGTTCGATGTCCATTCGTACAGTTCCTCAGGTTTGAAGAAACGTTTGATTTCTGCTGCAGCCGTCTCGGGGCCGTCGCTTGCGTGGACGATGTTTTCCTGGAACGACATGCTGTAGTTGCCGCGGATGGTTCCTGCGGGTGCTGTCCTACCATTTGTGGGACCTGCAAGTGTCCTGACTACTTCGATGGCATCAACGCCCTCAAGGCACATAGCAATGACGGGGCAAACCATCATCGCGTTTTTTACCCTTTGAAAGAAGGGCTTTTCGGACAAATGTGCATAATGCTCACTGAGCAGTTCATCAGTCAGTTGCATCATCTTCAGACCGACGATGTGAAGACCTTTCTTTTCGAAAATACTGATAATCTCGCCGATAAGTGCACGCTGCACGGTGCAAGGCTTGAGGAGTACCAATGTTCTTTCTAATGCCATAATGTTTTATTTTTATAAAGGTTAGTGTTAAGAATGAATTGATTATGTCTTAATTTAAGTTCCGCAAGTTCCACTTGCTTGAAGTTATTGAAGTTATCGAAGTTATTGAAGTTATCGCTTCGCTCGAAGTTAACGACATTAGTTAATGCTATTGATATCTTTCGTTCTTCTTTTGTTATTAATCGGTCCAACGTATCGTCGATAACTTCGTTAACTTCGTTAACTCCGAGCGTAGCGATAACTTCAGAAAGTTAAATGTCTTAATTATGTCTTTGAGCAAGAAGGGCAGAGTCCTTTTACCACATAGTTGGCGCTATGACTGACAAATCCTTCCGGCAAATTTACCGCCGGTACCGATTCGCTCCTCAGGCAGTAGGTGTGCCGGCAGTGTTCGCAATAGAAATGGATGTGGAAGTCGGAAAGTTCGCAGTCTTCCTCTCCGCAGTGGCAGTCGTTTCTGCAAACGGCATATTTCAACTTGCCGCTGCCATCATCAACGGCATGTACCAGGTGGTGCTGCAGGAACATGGTCAGTGTCCTGAAGATTGTGGACTTGTCAACCGTTACCAACACGTCCTCCAAGTCAGCCACAGACAAGGCGCAAGGCTGCTCCAACATCGTGCGTAATATCAAAATCCGCATCGCCGTAGGTTTGATGCCCCTTTCGTTCAACCGTTCTTCTATATCTGCCTGTTTCTTCATTTTTTTATGAATTTTCGGGAAATTATGCGCTCCGGTGTTGTGATACTGATGATGTATGTTCCTGCCTGAACATCATTCAGGTTGATAAGTGTCTCTTCGCCGCGGCTGGGATTGATGACAACGTGCCGTTTGATAATTCTGCCGCAAGGGTCGCATACCATGATTTCTGCTCTGTCAAGAGCGTTGTTGAACAGGATTTTCCAGTTGTCCTGCCTCTTGAGCAAGGTTACCGGAGAAAGCCCGCTCTGCAATGAAGCAATGCCCGTTGCCTCTGCCATCTGCAAAGCCATTTTCAAGCCTTCGTAGGCATCTATCTTGCCGTAACCGCTCTGCTCGGTCGTGGTGTAGGCATCTTTTGTGCTCGTGGCTTCTATAATTTCTATGGCTTGCTCGGGCGTCATCTGCGGGAACGCCTGAAGCCAGAGTGCCATGATGCCCGTCACGACAGGGCACGCCATAGAAGTGCCGCCTTTGAAACCAAAATAGTAAGTTTCGTTGTTTCTGGTGAACGAAGTGACGATCGAACTGCCGGTCTTGGAGAACCCCGGTGTGTACTTGGAATATGCAGAAACGACCAATGCGCCGGGTGCCGCTACTGTCGGCTTCAGTCCGTCGCCCAGATATGGACCCTTGCTGCTGAACGATGACATGGCGCCCATAGGGTAATTGCTGCCGTATGACAAGGTGTTGCCATTGATGTTGGTAAGCGAGTTCTTGGTGTTATAACTGCCCACGGCAATGGCACGCGGAATGTTTGCACCGCCATCGCATGTCAGATAGTTGTCGTCGCCTGAAAGGAAGGATGCGTCGGGGGAATGGAATATGCCGCAGTCTGTTTCTGTCCACGCATGGAAAGTAGTACCTGCATCTCCGCATATCTCAACCCCGAAATAGCGGTTGCTGCCCAGAAAGTCCTTGTCGAGGTGGAAATAATAGTTCTCTTTCTTGTTGCCGGGTTCAATGTCCTCAAAGAGGACTTCCTCTGTCTGCGTTTCAGTAAGGTATGTCTTTGTGCTTCCTGAATAGAAATAGGGTCTTAAGGATAAGTGGCGGCAGGAATCGGCATCTTGTCCCCAGATGTCGAGATATATTTCATCGTAGTTCTTTCTCACGAGGAGGTTGACGGTGTCGTTCGGCGAAGTGAACGTGTGTGAAGCATGGAGCATCTCCTTGTTTTCATTACCTGCTGCAGCAACAATCAGTCCGCCTTCGCCCATCATTCTGTCCACAGTCTGGCTGAACACGTCCTTGCCGTCGTGAGGTCCTATCAGTGTGCCGAAACTCATGTTCACCACCCAAGGTTTTCCTTCTGTCTCGGCAAACTGCTTGACGTAACTTATTTCTTCCAGCAAGTCGGCATTTTCGAGGTCGGATGGCAGCATGATGATCTCACTCTCAGGCGCCATACCATAGTAGGGTAGTGCGCCCACTTTGGAGCCTGCCGCTATGCCTGCCACGTGTGTGCCGTGGCTGCCGGCGTCATAGTCGTCGCCACCTGTTGGGATTTCCGTGGTAGGAATGGAGTCCGGGCCGTGTCTGTACCACAGTGCGCGCACGCGGCTGTTGCCCTCTGCGTCGAGGAAAGAAATGTGGCGGTATTCAAAACCTTCGTCGATGATACCTACAATTACCCCCTTGCCTGTGAAAGGTGTCTCAAGATCAGTCCCATTATGCAGAAGATTGACGTTGGTGGCATTGCGCACATTGTTTGTAAGCAGGCGGTTCTTGCGTGAAGAATGA
Encoded here:
- the ndk gene encoding nucleoside-diphosphate kinase, with amino-acid sequence MALERTLVLLKPCTVQRALIGEIISIFEKKGLHIVGLKMMQLTDELLSEHYAHLSEKPFFQRVKNAMMVCPVIAMCLEGVDAIEVVRTLAGPTNGRTAPAGTIRGNYSMSFQENIVHASDGPETAAAEIKRFFKPEELYEWTSNNMSATYACDEY
- a CDS encoding S8 family peptidase, yielding MKHIIVLLLSILPFASFGQARLDARLRALEHRPAQTARRAQKSIYDANNTLNVIIETENSSKVVESIKADGFASFKIDTRTATAHIPASYLKTLKNVDGVRFIHSSRKNRLLTNNVRNATNVNLLHNGTDLETPFTGKGVIVGIIDEGFEYRHISFLDAEGNSRVRALWYRHGPDSIPTTEIPTGGDDYDAGSHGTHVAGIAAGSKVGALPYYGMAPESEIIMLPSDLENADLLEEISYVKQFAETEGKPWVVNMSFGTLIGPHDGKDVFSQTVDRMMGEGGLIVAAAGNENKEMLHASHTFTSPNDTVNLLVRKNYDEIYLDIWGQDADSCRHLSLRPYFYSGSTKTYLTETQTEEVLFEDIEPGNKKENYYFHLDKDFLGSNRYFGVEICGDAGTTFHAWTETDCGIFHSPDASFLSGDDNYLTCDGGANIPRAIAVGSYNTKNSLTNINGNTLSYGSNYPMGAMSSFSSKGPYLGDGLKPTVAAPGALVVSAYSKYTPGFSKTGSSIVTSFTRNNETYYFGFKGGTSMACPVVTGIMALWLQAFPQMTPEQAIEIIEATSTKDAYTTTEQSGYGKIDAYEGLKMALQMAEATGIASLQSGLSPVTLLKRQDNWKILFNNALDRAEIMVCDPCGRIIKRHVVINPSRGEETLINLNDVQAGTYIISITTPERIISRKFIKK
- a CDS encoding Fur family transcriptional regulator, producing MKKQADIEERLNERGIKPTAMRILILRTMLEQPCALSVADLEDVLVTVDKSTIFRTLTMFLQHHLVHAVDDGSGKLKYAVCRNDCHCGEEDCELSDFHIHFYCEHCRHTYCLRSESVPAVNLPEGFVSHSANYVVKGLCPSCSKT